Within Lentimicrobiaceae bacterium, the genomic segment GTCAGCCTTGATTTTTTGGTTCTTTTTTATCAAGAAAAAAGAACGTGAAGAATAATTAAAACTTTTAAAGCCAATTTTTTGCACTCACTTAACAAAAGCACACCAACAAAGCTAATTGTAAAACACATAAGAACAAAAAAAAGTGCCCGATTAAAGGCACTTTTTAAGTATTACAACAAAGCAGTACAGTTATTATTCGGTTAGTCTCTTATACGAATTATATCTGTATTTAGCATTAGCTTCTGCAGCTTCAAACAATTCATCGGCTTCTTGTGGGAACAGTTTCTTAAGCGAAGTATAACGAGTTTCCGACATAATGAAGTCTTTGAAAAGTTCAAAGTTAGGTTCTCTCGAATCTAAAGTGAAAGGATTTTTGCCTTCTTCAACAAGTTCTGGATTGTATCTGTACAAGTGCCAGTATCCTGCTTTAACAGCGTCGTCTTGTTGTGCCTGCGATTTACCCATTCCTTTAACTAAGCCGTGATTGATACAAGGCGAGTAAGCAATAATTAGCGAAGGTCCTTTGTACGCTTCGGCTTCTCTAATAGCTCTTAGGTATTGCGCCTGATTTGCACCCATAGCTACCTGAGCAACGTAAACATAACCATAGCTCATAGCCATCATACCTAAGTCTTTTTTGCGAATTTTCTTACCCGATGCAGCAAACTTAGCAATAGCACCTGTAGGTGTTGATTTTGAAGCCTGACCGCCTGTATTTGAATACACTTCGGTGTCGAGAACTAAAACGTTAACGTCTTCGCCGCTGGCTAGTACGTGGTCTAAGCCACCGTAGCCAATATCATAAGCCCAACCGTCGCCGCCAAAAATCCAAATAGATTTTTTTGTAAAATATTGCTCAAGAGCCAAAAGTTCTTTAGCAATTTCGGTGCCGGCAGCTTTAAGAAGTGGCAACAATTTTTGTGTAGTCGTTTCTGAGCCTTCGGCATCTTGCATATTATCTATCCACATTTGAGTAGCTTCTTTCAGTTCTGCACTGCAACCTTCTGCCATCATAGTTTGTAGGCGTTCGGCTATACGAGTTCTCATTTTGTTAACACCGGTAGCTATACCAAAACCGAATTCGGCGTTATCTTCAAACAAAGAGTTAGCCCATGCTGGTCCTTTACCGCAACTGTTTGTTGTGTATGGAGTTGAAGGAGCAGAGCCTCCGTAAATTGACGAGCAACCTGTAGCATTGGCAACTATCATTCTGTCGCCAAACAGTTGTGTAACTAGTTTAATGTATGGAGTTTCGCCACAACCGGCACAAGCTCCCGAAAATTCAAACAAGGGCTGTGCAAATTGGCTATTTTTAACACTCTGTGCTTTAGGCAATAAGTCGCTCTTATACGTAACCGATTTGGTCATGTAGTCCCATAGTTTGATTTGTTCTTCTTGCGAATCAAGCGGCTTCATAACCAATGCTTTATTTTTAGCAGGACAAACGTCGGCACAGTTGCCACAACCTGTACAATCTAATGGACTGATTTGAATACGGAACTTAAGATTTAGCGAACGTGGACTTGCATCAATTGTAGGAGTACCTTCGGGTAATCCCTTCATTTCTTCTTCGTTAATCAAGAATGGTCTGATAACTGCGTGTGGACAAACATAAGCACACTGATTACATTGTATACAGTTTTCGGCTTGCCACTCGGGAACAGTTATAGCTATACCACGTTTTTCGTAGGCAGTTGTTCCTGCAGGGAAAGTACCGTCTTCTCTACCTCTGAAAGCACTTACCGGTAAATCGTCACCTTTTTGGTCGTTCATTACCTTAGCGACATTTTTAATAAAATCGGGCATATGCGAAGTTGCTTCGGTTTCAGCTTCAACAGGAAGTGTTTTCCACGAAGGATCTACTTTAACTTCTTTATATTCTCCACCTCTGTCTATCGCCTGCATGTTCATTTCTACAACCTTATTGCCTCTACGTTCAAAAGTTGCTTTTGCCGCTTTTTTCATCTCGTCTAAAGCAACATCATAAGGTATTACTTCGGATATTTTAAAGAACGACGATTGTAATATAGTATTTGTACGGTGTCCCAAACCAATTTCTTCGGCTATAGCAGTAGCATTAATAATATAGAATTTAATATTATTTTCAGCCATGTAGCGTTTCATGCTGTTTGGCAAATTCTTAACAGTCTCTTCTTCGTCCCAAATGCTATTTAACAAGAAAGTTCCGCCAGGTTTTAAACCTTTAAGCATATCGTATTTATGGATATAGGCAGGAACGTGACAAGCAACGAAATCAGGTGTTGTAACCAAATATGGAGATCTGATTTGTTTATCACCAAATCTTAAGTGAGATGCAGTGAAACCTCCTGATTTTTTGGAGTCGTATGCAAAATATGCCTGTGCGTATTTTTCGGTAGTATCGCCTATAATTTTAATAGAGTTTTTGTTGGCACCAACAGTTCCGTCGGAGCCTAAGCCGTAGAATTTAGCTTGGAAAGTGCCTTTTGGTGAAAGGTCAATTTCGGGTAGCAAAGGCAACGATGTAAAGGTAACGTCGTCAACAATACCAACTGTAAACCTATCTTTAGGTTCATTAAGTTTAAGGTTATCAAATACCGAAATAATCATCGACGGGGTTGTGTCTTTTGAGCTCAATCCGTATCTTCCGCCAATAATAAGAGGTCTATTTTCTTCGTTGTAGAAAGCATTTCTGACATCAAGGTATAGGGGTTCACCGTTAGAACCGGGTTCTTTTGTGCGATCCAGAACGCAGATTCGTTTAACGGTTTTTGGCATAACATTAAACAAGTATTTTGTTGAGAAAGGT encodes:
- the nifJ gene encoding pyruvate:ferredoxin (flavodoxin) oxidoreductase; this encodes MVKNNRYITCDGNYAAAHIAYMFSEVSAIYPITPSSTMAEYIDEWAAHGRKNIFGETVKVVEMQSEGGAAGAVHGSLQSGALTSTYTASQGLLLMIPNMYKMAGELLPAVFHVSARTVAAQALSIFGDHSDIYAARQTGFAMLATSNVQEIMDLAGIAHLAAIKSRVPFVHFFDGFRTSHEIQKVEAPDLEKLAALIDKEKLQEFRNRALSPEHPVTRGTAQNPDIFFQAREASNPFYYAVPDIVAEYMQIISKQTGREYKPFTYYGHSEAENILIAMGSVTDTIKEVIDYLNAKGEKLGLITVHLYRPFSTKYLFNVMPKTVKRICVLDRTKEPGSNGEPLYLDVRNAFYNEENRPLIIGGRYGLSSKDTTPSMIISVFDNLKLNEPKDRFTVGIVDDVTFTSLPLLPEIDLSPKGTFQAKFYGLGSDGTVGANKNSIKIIGDTTEKYAQAYFAYDSKKSGGFTASHLRFGDKQIRSPYLVTTPDFVACHVPAYIHKYDMLKGLKPGGTFLLNSIWDEEETVKNLPNSMKRYMAENNIKFYIINATAIAEEIGLGHRTNTILQSSFFKISEVIPYDVALDEMKKAAKATFERRGNKVVEMNMQAIDRGGEYKEVKVDPSWKTLPVEAETEATSHMPDFIKNVAKVMNDQKGDDLPVSAFRGREDGTFPAGTTAYEKRGIAITVPEWQAENCIQCNQCAYVCPHAVIRPFLINEEEMKGLPEGTPTIDASPRSLNLKFRIQISPLDCTGCGNCADVCPAKNKALVMKPLDSQEEQIKLWDYMTKSVTYKSDLLPKAQSVKNSQFAQPLFEFSGACAGCGETPYIKLVTQLFGDRMIVANATGCSSIYGGSAPSTPYTTNSCGKGPAWANSLFEDNAEFGFGIATGVNKMRTRIAERLQTMMAEGCSAELKEATQMWIDNMQDAEGSETTTQKLLPLLKAAGTEIAKELLALEQYFTKKSIWIFGGDGWAYDIGYGGLDHVLASGEDVNVLVLDTEVYSNTGGQASKSTPTGAIAKFAASGKKIRKKDLGMMAMSYGYVYVAQVAMGANQAQYLRAIREAEAYKGPSLIIAYSPCINHGLVKGMGKSQAQQDDAVKAGYWHLYRYNPELVEEGKNPFTLDSREPNFELFKDFIMSETRYTSLKKLFPQEADELFEAAEANAKYRYNSYKRLTE